taatattttaacaaaattttatttaattttcaacttttatctcaactcgcTATCCAAACAAtacttaatatgtttttataagattttggaaaataagagcaaaaatgttgaataaaaatattataaagttaaaatattagtagaatataatttttattttaaaattcaaaaatattttttgtattttgattagatgaaaaagttcaatatttgaaattaaaaagtgtgtttatagtatttgaatatttagatcagatgatataatatgatcttacaattcaaACAGAACCTTAATCAGAAATGATACTATGATTAAGGTCTAATAACTcatataaaactaatatttgaTTGGAGTTTTGAATGTTAATGATTAAAATCCTTACCGATTAACTTACTTAATTCCCCACAAACTGCCTTCCTCCTGAAAAAAAAGGGACCATTTTTGTCACTCTGTTTGTGTGGATCGGTGACCATATCTACTTAAAGCCCCATGACGCTATTGGATTTGGGCCTCATAAAGAGTAGCACAGACTACTTCAAGAACATCAGCccacaattttttatattttgtatgcaGCTGACAATCCCACATCGGGAATGTAACAAGTAAAAGAATGGTTTAGATAGCGGGAGTGCAACCAAATAGGGCACGACCTTACTTGAACAGGATCTGTTCTATAGGTTGTACATCTGTTTCCTAGAGTTCTAAGGAGACAGGAATCCAAGTCTGGTTGATGAGTCATGACCATGCGATCAGAGCGTGAATAACAGATTGGCGGTCGTCGGACCGTTGGATTAGTAGAGGATCGTTCTCAGCCACTCTTCGGATGGCTGCGATGGTCGCATGGTTGTCTGACAGACTGCCCACATCATCATTTTTGGGCTCTgtttgttctctctctttttgcttgGGGTGGTTAATTCCTTGATGCAAGGAACCTTGAGAGCATCGTTTCGGGTGGTTAATTCCTTAGAGCTGCATCATACTTTGGCATGGAATTCAGCCATCAAATCCCACGTCGACTCGGGTTTTTTTTATTCGGCTTTTTTGTTGTACAAGGAAATGAGAGGAGTGGGTGTTGCCCATGATAGTTTTACGTTTCCGATAGTAAACCGAGCTGTTTCATCGCTCCAAAGAGATGTCATTTATGGAAAGATGGTGCATTGTGTTTCGACGAAAATGGGGTTTGGATCTGATGTATACTTCTCTAATACGATGATCGAGGTCTATGTGAAATGCGGGCGTCTAGGTTATGCTCGTAAATTGTTTGATGAGATGTCTTATAGAGATTTGGTTTCTTGGACTTCGATAATTGCAGGCTATGCTGGAGAAGGAAACATTAGTGGTGCTTTTGATTTGTTTCAGCAATTGATGGTAGAGCTTGAGCCCAATTCAGTGACTTTGATGGTAATGTTGCAGGCGTGTTGTGTTGGTGAAAGCTTGACCCTGGGGAGGCAACTTCATGGTTATGCAGTCAAGGTCGGGTTGGTAATAGATGGATCTGTACAAAATTCAATTTTGAGAATGTATACTGAGACAGGCAGCGTTGAAGAAGTTGAAAGGTTTTTCAGGGAGGTTGACCAAAGGGATGATGTTTCCTGGAATACTTTGATATGCTTTTATTCCATGGAAAGAGACTTTGAAAAGTTGGTCAATACGTTCAGTAAAATGCAGGGTCTGGCAGCACTCAGCGTTGAGACTTTAACATTACTAATTTCAGCATTTGCGAAGTCTAGAGATATTTTTCAAGGTGAGTGGATGCATTGTCTAGCTATAAAAACTGGTTTACTGGATGATGTGTTGCTGACTGCTTTATTGGATTTTTACGCCAAGTGTGGGAAAATAGAGATATCGGCACAGTTGTTCAGAGAAATTCCTTTTCAAAATACTGTTACATGTGGTGCTATGATGTCAGGTTTCATTCAAAATGGTTATATTATGGATGCCATCAATTTGTTCCGTCAAATGCAAGCTGCAAATGTTGAACCTGGGGTAGAAATTTTGAGAATCATTCTTGATGCATATACAAATCTGGGAGCTCTGCAATTGGGCAAAACAGTTCATTCTTACTTTATAAGAAACCTGTTGAACAGTTCCAAGAAACAAACTACACACCTCGAGACCTCTATCTTAAACATGTACATAAAATGTGGAAGCATTTCTTCAGCTAGGGtatattttgatgatatattggtCAAAGATCTAGTAACATGGACCACTATGATTGAAGGCTTTGGGACTCATGGGCAAGGTTTTAAAGCCCTAGAACTTTTTGGTCTGATGCtgaaaaaaggaataaaaccaAACAGTGTCACCTTCTTGAGCTTATTGTCTGCTTGTAGTCACTCTGGTCTTATAAGAGAAGGCTGTGAAgtttattttttcatgaaatgGATCTGTGGTATCGAACCTGCATTGGATCACTACACTTGTGTGGTGGATCTTTTGGGTCGACATGGAAAGCTTAAAGAGGCCTTAGCCATAATAGTGAAACTGGTTTTTTTTCCAGATAGTCGGATTTGGGGTGCTCTTCTTGCAGCTTCCAAAATTCACGGTGACATAAAACTCGTGGAATATACAGCAGAAAGGCTTTTGGAACTAGAACCTGATAATGTTGGGTATCATATTCTGTTGAGTAATGTACAAGCCAGTGTTGGACAGTGGgaggaagttgaagaagttcggAGAGTTGTGAATGAGGAGTATATGAAGAAGAAACCAGGGTGGAGTTGTATTGAGGCAAAAGGGATTATTCATGGATTTGTATCTGCTGATAGATCACACCATCAAGtggaagagatttatgaggtaTTGGGGTGTTTAGGTAGGATGATTCAGGAATTTGGAAAGTATTCTTTGGTTGATTTGATCCCCTGAGGTATGCATTCAAATTCCTGAGGCAAAGACATTATCTAGTCTTGTTTGTGTCTGGATGGTGAGACTGCAGAGGACTGATACGAGATCAGGCTTAATGCCGATGTGCAGTCGTCAGAAAGCAAGGTTGATGCTAAAAGAATATGGGCTGATATCAAGTGTTTATTTAGTGGATGAAGTAGGGAGTAAGTTGGATGCTTggaaagaccaaaaaaaaaaaaaaggtctgtAGATTTTGGCAGCCAGAACCTATTCAAACCACCTTCCGGTatagaagcaaatgaagatCACTACACTTACAAATAGAATGGTCTGTCCGACAGTCCTGGGAAAATCCCAACCAGCTTATATTGGCCGAGAAGGATCCTCCGCTGCATCAATGGTCCAAGGACCATGGATCCACCAAACATAGgataggatgatgttatgataTTGGAGTTTTTGATTTAATTGACGTTGACGACACATCCTTCACATTGCGGCATGACATGAtatgattttagatttttttacaaatcaaattccaCCATATCAACAATATGGAGTGTGTGATTCGATGGCTTGCAGGAAAAATGACTTGTAATATTGTGATTACTAGTTGGCCcatgaaataaaagaaacatgTCATTGAACACTCGTGTAACTGTCTGAAAGACACTTTTATAACATGCCAAACGGCTGTACAAGTCCTTTTTGGTTACAcaataagatgagaaatatgtgaatggttgtaaaatagtttgtgaatatcaataaaataatttgagttaatatattttatatagttttgataaatgagagaaaaaaagttgaataaaaaaacgataaaattaaaatattattagaatataattttttaatattttttttgttttgaaattttaaaaaattgatctattttttatgtttttgaaaatattataatgattataaaaaaatcaaaataggtGTACAATAGGAATGACGTgtaaagggtttttttttttccttcttctataGAAAGCCTACATTTTCTCATCTAGTCCGAGTacctataatatttaatttaataaaaaaaattaataattaattatataaagatggatatataaaaaaaaaatgctattaAGAAAAACAGAAATGCTAAACCCACGGAAATACGGAATTCTATTAagtgcaaatatatatttttttatttagtaattaataaagcatttttttatgatgttatatgttagttattttaaaaaaatattaaaaaaatacttgaaaaaattaataaaaaaaaaaaaaaa
This genomic interval from Carya illinoinensis cultivar Pawnee chromosome 10, C.illinoinensisPawnee_v1, whole genome shotgun sequence contains the following:
- the LOC122278084 gene encoding pentatricopeptide repeat-containing protein DOT4, chloroplastic-like; the protein is MQGTLRASFRVVNSLELHHTLAWNSAIKSHVDSGFFYSAFLLYKEMRGVGVAHDSFTFPIVNRAVSSLQRDVIYGKMVHCVSTKMGFGSDVYFSNTMIEVYVKCGRLGYARKLFDEMSYRDLVSWTSIIAGYAGEGNISGAFDLFQQLMVELEPNSVTLMVMLQACCVGESLTLGRQLHGYAVKVGLVIDGSVQNSILRMYTETGSVEEVERFFREVDQRDDVSWNTLICFYSMERDFEKLVNTFSKMQGLAALSVETLTLLISAFAKSRDIFQGEWMHCLAIKTGLLDDVLLTALLDFYAKCGKIEISAQLFREIPFQNTVTCGAMMSGFIQNGYIMDAINLFRQMQAANVEPGVEILRIILDAYTNLGALQLGKTVHSYFIRNLLNSSKKQTTHLETSILNMYIKCGSISSARVYFDDILVKDLVTWTTMIEGFGTHGQGFKALELFGLMLKKGIKPNSVTFLSLLSACSHSGLIREGCEVYFFMKWICGIEPALDHYTCVVDLLGRHGKLKEALAIIVKLVFFPDSRIWGALLAASKIHGDIKLVEYTAERLLELEPDNVGYHILLSNVQASVGQWEEVEEVRRVVNEEYMKKKPGWSCIEAKGIIHGFVSADRSHHQVEEIYEVLGCLGRMIQEFGKYSLVDLIP